The Raphanus sativus cultivar WK10039 chromosome 2, ASM80110v3, whole genome shotgun sequence genome includes a region encoding these proteins:
- the LOC108841678 gene encoding auxin response factor 9, producing the protein MTIGDDMYEELWKLSAGPLVDVPQAEERVYYFPQGHMEQLEASTQQDLNTMKPLFDLPPKILCRVMNVRLQAEKDTDEVYAQIMLMPEETLDEPTSPDPSLPESQRPKFHSFTKVLTASDTSTHGGFSVLRKHATECLPPLDMTQQTPTQELVAEDVHGYKWKFKHIFRGQPRRHLLTTGWSNFVTSKKLVAGDTFVFLRGENGELRVGVRRANRQQSSMPSSVISSHSMHLGVLATACHATQTRSMFTVYYKPRTSQFIISLNKYLEAMNNKFSVGMRFKMRFEGDDSPERRFSGTVVGVQDCSPHWKDSKWRSLQVNWDEPASFTRPVKVSPWEMEPFVTSENVPQSVNKRPRHVNEVSALLDVGVTTSNLWSSALTQSCITSQRNPPQYSDWPVSPYSTLNGQMVFQVDQKKHETTGCRLFGIDLMSPSLPASEEKTALMRPINVNKPDLDSNTDPKSEISKLSEEKKQEPAQASPKEVQSKQISSSRSRTKVQMQGVPVGRAVDLTLLNGYVELIDDLEKLFDIEGELKSRNQWEIVFTDDEGDMMLLGDDPWPEFCNMVKRIFIWSKEEVKKMTPGNQLRILLTEVDTTVSKTENYSN; encoded by the exons ATGACGATAG GAGACGATATGTATGAAGAGCTGTGGAAGCTAAGCGCGGGACCTCTCGTTGATGTTCCTCAAGCTGAGGAAAGAGTTTATTACTTCCCTCAAGGTCACATGGAACAA CTGGAAGCGTCAACGCAACAAGACTTGAATACTATGAAGCCTCTTTTCGATCTTCCTCCTAAGATCCTTTGCAGAGTTATGAACGTTCGTCTCCAG GCTGAGAAAGATACGGATGAGGTATATGCCCAGATTATGTTGATGCCTGAAGAAACA CTTGATGAACCTACGAGTCCTGATCCTTCTCTCCCTGAGTCTCAAAGGCCAAAGTTTCACTCGTTCACCAAGGTTTTAACTGCATCTGATACAAGCACCCATGGTGGCTTCTCTGTTCTAAGGAAGCACGCCACCGAATGCCTCCCTCCCCTG GATATGACTCAGCAAACCCCAACCCAGGAGTTAGTAGCTGAAGATGTGCACGGTTATAAGTGGAAGTTCAAGCATATTTTTAGAG GACAACCACGGAGGCATCTTTTGACTACAGGGTGGAGCAACTTTGTCACCTCAAAGAAATTGGTTGCTGGAGACACCTTTGTCTTCctcag AGGTGAGAACGGAGAGTTGCGTGTTGGAGTTAGACGTGCTAATCGTCAACAGAGCAGTATGCCTTCATCAGTCATATCAAGTCACAGCATGCATCTCGGAGTTCTTGCTACTGCATGCCACGCTACTCAAACCAGAAGCATGTTCACCGTTTACTACAAACCAAG gacaAGCCAATTCATCATTAGCTTGAACAAATATCTAGAAGCAATGAACAATAAGTTCTCGGTAGGGATGAGGTTTAAGATGAGGTTTGAGGGAGATGATTCCCCTGAAAGAAGATTTTCTGGCACCGTTGTTGGTGTTCAAGACTGCTCCCCTCACTGGAAAGACTCAAAATGGCGATCCTTgcaa GTTAATTGGGATGAGCCTGCATCGTTTACAAGACCGGTTAAGGTTTCACCATGGGAGATGGAGCCATTTGTGACTTCAGAAAACGTTCCCCAATCAGTTAACAAAAGACCTCGTCACGTTAATGAAGTATCTGCACTTCTTG ATGTAGGCGTAACAACTTCAAACCTTTGGAGCTCTGCATTAACACAATCATGCATCACCTCACAAAGGAATCCTCCTCAGTATTCTGATTGGCCAGTTAGCCCTTACTCAACACTCAACGGCCAAATGGTTTTCCAAGTGGACCAGAAGAAACATGAGACCACTGGCTGTAGATTATTTGGGATTGATCTGATGAGTCCCTCTCTGCCTGCTTCCGAGGAGAAAACTGCACTCATGCGACCAATAAACGTAAACAAACCGGACCTGGACAGCAACACAGACCCAAAGTCTGAGATTTCGAAACTATCAGAGGAGAAAAAGCAGGAGCCTGCGCAGGCATCACCGAAAGAGGTTCAAAGCAAGCAGATCAGTTCGTCAAGAAGCCGTACCAAG GTGCAGATGCAAGGCGTACCAGTGGGCAGGGCTGTGGATTTAACGTTGCTAAATGGGTACGTTGAGCTTATAGACGACCTTGAGAAGCTGTTTGACATAGAAGGAGAACTCAAGAGTCGTAATCAATGGGAAATAGTGTTCACTGACGATGAGGGAGATATGATGCTTCTCGGTGATGACCCATGGCC TGAGTTCTGTAACATGGTGAAGAGAATATTTATATGGTCaaaagaagaagtgaagaaaATGACGCCAGGGAACCAACTCCGGATACTGTTAACGGAAGTTGACACGACAGTCTCCAAAACAGAGAACTATTCCAACTAA